A stretch of Corallococcus silvisoli DNA encodes these proteins:
- a CDS encoding DEAD/DEAH box helicase → MSDIQEPTPGAPAPDEAPTRPGEYIADIGFDDMNLSEPLRRALAERGYTNPTPVQAKAFGPAMAGKDLIVRSKTGTGKTAAFGLPLLEKIPADEKRVRALILCPTRELALQVAEELTLLAKHKGVKVAAIYGGASMKQQEDALEEGTPIIVGTPGRVFDHINRGNLKLDGCDHAVLDEADEMLNQGFYEEVTRILDRLPKTRQVLLFSATVPTDIQNLIARYTTNAETLLLSGDVFTVEHIHHIRYDVSDQFPKPRNLIYVLEKEEPSNAIIFCNTRDDTALVTAVLNRNGFDAELLNGDLPQKERERVMGKVKRGEVAFMVATDIAARGIDISGLEYVINYSLPEDPAVYLHRVGRTGRIGNKGTAINLFSGRELATFTALEKKFGIKFEMREMPAPEEAMRLWTERHVREIREATGSSIFEGFLPLAAQLKTRGDADDLIAFLIKYFFSHLRMEKAQAAGEAEKREPVERKPVERRGKDRDRDRERPRREDRGERTERAERPRRDEHPDRERRPRRDEPRREDRGERGRGGASPAALEPGPGETKLWVNLGTADGLGPGSIATAMEEAGAPVGKLVRAELRPTFAYVFVAEEDSAGFESLNGKQHGSKTLRVEKSKPRSERDATSTRPPPSPDAAPGEVKLWVNLGVDDGMDEAKLPATLESLGAPGGKVLKALTRPTYGYVYVPEAEAPGFEALNGKTHGDKALKLERHRPRGQREERRPRHESLPDVPGQARLWVGLGRQEGLDEAGVTAALEAAGAPAGKVLRTDLRPTYAYVFVAEEDVAGFEATHGKPHGEGKTLKVERAKRK, encoded by the coding sequence ATGAGCGACATCCAAGAGCCCACGCCGGGAGCCCCGGCGCCTGACGAAGCCCCGACGCGTCCCGGCGAATACATCGCGGACATCGGCTTCGACGACATGAACCTCTCCGAGCCCCTCCGCCGCGCACTGGCGGAGCGCGGCTACACGAACCCCACCCCTGTCCAGGCCAAGGCCTTCGGCCCCGCGATGGCGGGCAAGGACCTCATCGTCCGCAGCAAGACGGGCACCGGCAAGACGGCCGCCTTCGGCCTGCCCCTGCTGGAGAAGATCCCCGCTGACGAGAAGCGCGTCCGCGCGCTCATCCTCTGCCCCACGCGCGAGCTGGCGCTGCAGGTGGCGGAGGAGCTCACCCTGCTGGCCAAGCACAAGGGCGTGAAGGTGGCGGCCATCTACGGCGGCGCCTCCATGAAGCAGCAGGAGGACGCGCTGGAAGAGGGCACGCCCATCATCGTGGGCACCCCCGGCCGCGTCTTCGACCACATCAACCGCGGCAACCTCAAGCTGGACGGCTGCGACCACGCGGTGCTGGACGAAGCCGACGAGATGCTCAACCAGGGCTTCTACGAGGAGGTCACCCGCATCCTCGACCGCCTTCCGAAGACGCGCCAGGTGCTGCTCTTCAGCGCCACCGTCCCCACGGACATCCAGAACCTCATCGCGCGCTACACGACGAACGCGGAGACGCTGCTCTTGTCCGGCGACGTCTTCACGGTGGAGCACATCCACCACATCCGCTACGACGTGTCGGATCAGTTCCCCAAGCCGCGCAACCTCATCTACGTGCTGGAGAAGGAGGAGCCCTCCAACGCCATCATCTTCTGCAACACGCGGGATGACACGGCGCTGGTGACCGCGGTGCTCAACCGCAACGGCTTCGACGCGGAGCTGCTCAACGGAGACCTGCCGCAGAAGGAGCGCGAGCGGGTGATGGGCAAGGTGAAGCGCGGCGAGGTGGCCTTCATGGTCGCCACGGACATCGCGGCGCGCGGCATCGACATCTCCGGGCTGGAGTACGTCATCAACTACTCCCTGCCGGAGGACCCGGCCGTGTACCTGCACCGCGTGGGCCGCACCGGCCGCATCGGCAACAAGGGCACCGCCATCAACCTCTTCTCCGGGCGCGAGCTGGCGACGTTCACCGCGCTGGAGAAGAAGTTCGGCATCAAGTTCGAGATGCGCGAGATGCCCGCCCCGGAGGAGGCCATGCGCCTCTGGACGGAGCGCCACGTGCGGGAGATCCGCGAGGCCACGGGCTCCAGCATCTTCGAGGGCTTCCTGCCCCTGGCCGCGCAGCTGAAGACGCGCGGCGACGCGGACGACCTCATCGCCTTCCTCATCAAGTACTTCTTCAGCCACCTGCGCATGGAGAAGGCCCAGGCCGCGGGCGAAGCGGAGAAGCGCGAGCCGGTGGAGCGCAAGCCGGTGGAGCGCCGGGGCAAGGACCGCGACCGCGACCGCGAGCGTCCCCGCCGCGAGGACCGGGGCGAGCGCACCGAGCGCGCCGAGCGTCCCCGCCGCGACGAGCACCCGGACCGCGAGCGCCGCCCGCGCCGCGACGAGCCCCGACGTGAGGACCGCGGGGAGCGTGGCCGGGGCGGAGCGTCCCCCGCGGCGCTGGAGCCGGGCCCCGGTGAGACGAAGCTCTGGGTGAACCTGGGCACCGCGGACGGCCTGGGGCCGGGCAGCATCGCCACGGCGATGGAGGAGGCGGGCGCGCCGGTGGGCAAGCTGGTGCGCGCGGAGCTGCGCCCCACGTTCGCGTACGTGTTCGTGGCGGAGGAGGACTCCGCGGGCTTCGAGTCCCTCAACGGCAAGCAGCACGGCAGCAAGACGCTGCGCGTGGAGAAGAGCAAGCCGCGCAGCGAGCGCGACGCCACCAGCACCCGCCCGCCCCCGTCCCCGGACGCGGCCCCCGGCGAGGTGAAGCTCTGGGTGAACCTGGGCGTGGATGACGGCATGGACGAGGCGAAGCTGCCCGCCACGCTGGAGTCCCTGGGCGCCCCGGGCGGCAAGGTCCTCAAGGCCCTCACCCGCCCCACCTACGGCTACGTCTACGTGCCGGAGGCGGAGGCCCCCGGCTTCGAGGCCCTCAACGGCAAGACGCACGGCGACAAGGCGCTGAAGCTGGAGCGGCACCGTCCGCGCGGCCAGCGCGAGGAGCGCCGCCCCCGCCACGAGTCCCTGCCGGACGTCCCCGGTCAGGCGCGCCTGTGGGTGGGCCTGGGCCGGCAGGAGGGCCTGGACGAGGCGGGCGTCACCGCCGCGCTGGAGGCCGCGGGCGCTCCGGCGGGCAAGGTGCTGCGCACGGACCTGCGCCCCACGTACGCGTATGTCTTCGTCGCGGAAGAGGACGTGGCCGGCTTCGAGGCCACCCACGGCAAGCCGCACGGCGAGGGCAAGACGCTGAAGGTGGAGCGCGCCAAGCGGAAGTAG
- a CDS encoding DUF4159 domain-containing protein: MPVRPLSRRNLLLGTAALVPLLSGRASAFGEKSRFIPAVARHGGRWDGRLSGLRRLAWELQRRTSVEVVPDARPFALSSPDLFEYPFLYFGGDGGFPALTDAEVSNLRRYLTYGGFVFGDANDGSDGDGFDASFRREMARVLPQSPLKEAPGTHVVFKSFFLLDAAPGRLLHKPLPLVASVGKRAAVIYSQNDVAGAWSRSEAGDYEFDVSPGGEPQRELAIRLGINLCMYALCLDYKDDAVHLPLILNKRR; this comes from the coding sequence ATGCCCGTGCGGCCCCTCTCCCGTCGAAACCTCCTCCTCGGCACCGCCGCGCTCGTCCCGCTGCTGTCGGGGCGCGCGTCCGCCTTCGGCGAGAAGAGCCGGTTCATCCCCGCCGTGGCCCGGCATGGGGGCCGGTGGGACGGCCGGCTGTCTGGCCTGCGGCGGCTCGCGTGGGAGCTGCAGCGGCGCACGTCGGTGGAGGTCGTGCCGGACGCGCGCCCGTTCGCGCTGAGCAGCCCGGACCTCTTCGAGTACCCGTTCCTCTACTTCGGGGGCGACGGCGGCTTCCCGGCGCTCACCGACGCGGAGGTGTCCAACCTGCGCCGCTACCTCACATATGGCGGCTTCGTGTTCGGCGACGCCAACGACGGCAGCGACGGGGACGGCTTCGACGCCAGCTTCCGCCGGGAGATGGCGCGCGTGTTGCCGCAGAGCCCGCTGAAGGAGGCGCCGGGGACGCACGTCGTCTTCAAGTCCTTCTTCCTGCTGGACGCGGCGCCCGGGCGGCTGCTGCACAAGCCGCTGCCGCTGGTGGCGAGCGTGGGCAAGCGGGCGGCGGTGATCTATTCGCAGAACGACGTGGCGGGGGCCTGGAGCCGCAGCGAGGCCGGCGACTACGAGTTCGACGTGTCTCCGGGGGGCGAGCCGCAGAGGGAGCTGGCCATCCGCCTGGGCATCAACCTGTGCATGTACGCGCTGTGCCTGGACTACAAGGACGACGCGGTGCACCTGCCCCTCATCCTCAACAAGCGGCGCTGA
- a CDS encoding helix-turn-helix domain-containing protein: MRPRPPDMSDAGSSLLGLARRIRTLRERRGLTQEDFAARCDISVSFVSLLERGERNPSYDTLLQVAAALELPLGELFRLEDAEDAEAHRLVDWVRRRGLGREDVDRLLAVAEAMFNGGPEALGSVTRTLSTPGCTAPECGRPVLARGLCTAHYHRARRKKAPPGPEGA, encoded by the coding sequence ATGCGCCCCCGCCCCCCGGACATGAGCGACGCCGGCTCCTCCCTGCTGGGGCTGGCGCGGCGGATCCGCACGCTGCGGGAGCGCCGGGGCCTCACCCAGGAGGACTTCGCCGCCCGGTGCGACATCTCCGTGAGCTTCGTGTCCCTGCTGGAGCGCGGCGAGCGCAACCCCAGCTACGACACGCTCCTCCAGGTCGCGGCCGCGCTGGAGCTGCCGCTGGGGGAGCTGTTCCGGCTGGAGGACGCGGAGGACGCGGAGGCTCATCGGCTGGTGGACTGGGTGCGGCGCAGGGGGCTGGGCCGGGAAGACGTGGACCGCCTCCTGGCCGTGGCGGAGGCGATGTTCAACGGCGGGCCGGAGGCGCTGGGCTCCGTGACGAGGACCCTCTCCACTCCGGGCTGCACCGCGCCGGAGTGTGGCCGGCCCGTGCTGGCCCGGGGGCTGTGCACCGCGCACTACCACCGGGCCCGCAGGAAGAAGGCGCCTCCCGGACCGGAAGGCGCCTGA
- a CDS encoding beta-ketoacyl synthase N-terminal-like domain-containing protein, producing MRRVGIFGWGVVAPRSPNIEAFAKNLESSETWLTPFNGFGPDNFLVGNPTFNLADYKPWIDARFPANRFSQLERKMGQPTQYAIGAFIQSLSQNPGIEKELQALGARAHVYVGTGLGDLPTIQHISLDLYRAQRRWDRFWASPERNGALRQWRETREPLAGLPPEPSTIEEVERDKAEDDWWHFWASRSPELREYLEELREIEAIGVPDEGDVESAKLAVIKEKRTRNGRLQKKWNAPEPPWNAVSSNVLWNIHNTPASQVSMLGQITGMTFAPVAACSSFGYGLKLAMNAIRLGEAKAVVLGMTDAAPNPLVVGGFYNARVISADAAVSKPLTALRGTHIAGGAVVWVVGDYEHFTQKGFKALGLEPVAVGVTADADHIITPSKEGPTLAIREALDAAGCQPQDVGSWDLHATATPGDFLEVQNLRDVLPDSVLITARKGTFGHGMSAGGGWELTAQYLGAEQGKVFPTPLAAPELNKQIAKVHGRFVFDREEAAPEGCSGKLSMGVGGINACVISRPWK from the coding sequence GTGCGCAGAGTCGGAATCTTCGGCTGGGGCGTGGTCGCCCCGCGTTCCCCCAACATCGAGGCGTTCGCGAAGAACCTCGAGTCGTCCGAAACCTGGCTGACCCCCTTCAACGGCTTCGGTCCGGACAACTTCCTCGTCGGCAATCCCACGTTCAATCTGGCCGACTACAAGCCGTGGATCGACGCGCGCTTCCCCGCCAACCGCTTCTCCCAGCTGGAGCGGAAGATGGGGCAGCCCACGCAGTACGCCATCGGCGCCTTCATCCAGTCGCTGTCGCAGAACCCCGGCATCGAGAAGGAGCTCCAGGCGCTGGGCGCCCGCGCGCACGTCTACGTGGGCACCGGCCTGGGCGACCTGCCCACCATCCAGCACATCTCCCTGGACCTCTACCGCGCCCAGCGCCGGTGGGACCGCTTCTGGGCCAGCCCCGAGCGCAACGGCGCCCTGCGCCAGTGGCGCGAGACGCGCGAGCCCCTGGCCGGCCTGCCCCCGGAGCCCTCCACCATCGAAGAGGTGGAGCGCGACAAGGCGGAGGACGACTGGTGGCACTTCTGGGCCAGCCGCTCGCCGGAGCTGCGCGAGTACCTGGAGGAGCTGCGCGAGATTGAAGCCATTGGCGTGCCCGACGAGGGCGACGTGGAGTCCGCCAAGCTCGCCGTCATCAAGGAGAAGCGCACCCGCAACGGGCGCCTGCAGAAGAAGTGGAACGCGCCGGAGCCGCCGTGGAACGCGGTGTCCTCCAACGTGCTGTGGAACATCCACAACACGCCCGCCTCCCAGGTGTCCATGCTGGGGCAGATCACCGGCATGACGTTCGCGCCGGTGGCCGCGTGCTCGTCGTTCGGCTACGGGCTGAAGCTGGCCATGAACGCCATCCGCCTGGGCGAGGCCAAGGCGGTGGTGCTGGGCATGACGGACGCGGCGCCCAACCCGCTGGTGGTGGGCGGCTTCTACAACGCGCGCGTCATCTCCGCGGACGCCGCGGTGTCCAAGCCCCTCACCGCGCTGCGCGGCACGCACATCGCCGGAGGCGCGGTGGTGTGGGTGGTGGGCGACTACGAGCACTTCACGCAGAAGGGCTTCAAGGCGCTGGGCCTGGAGCCCGTCGCCGTGGGCGTCACCGCGGACGCCGACCACATCATCACCCCGTCCAAGGAAGGCCCCACCCTGGCCATCCGCGAGGCGCTGGACGCCGCCGGCTGTCAGCCCCAGGACGTGGGCAGCTGGGACCTGCACGCCACCGCCACCCCGGGGGACTTCCTGGAGGTGCAGAACCTGCGCGACGTGCTGCCCGACTCCGTGCTCATCACCGCGCGCAAGGGCACCTTCGGCCACGGCATGTCCGCGGGCGGAGGCTGGGAGCTCACGGCGCAGTACCTGGGCGCGGAGCAGGGCAAGGTGTTCCCCACGCCGCTGGCCGCCCCGGAGCTCAACAAGCAGATCGCCAAGGTGCACGGCCGCTTCGTCTTCGACCGCGAGGAGGCCGCGCCCGAGGGGTGCTCGGGCAAGCTGTCCATGGGCGTGGGCGGCATCAACGCCTGCGTCATCTCCCGGCCCTGGAAGTAG
- a CDS encoding sigma-70 family RNA polymerase sigma factor, with translation MANGRKRTNGPAAPRPRAKRPAAAARSQPPQESSGEELEETPPLQDPETLEPDLSELNEAEAEIEEPAPRAPRPASRTASGTLLRAESASALTNRDPLQAYMAEVTRHPLLTREEEHQLAKEYQASGDVRAAYRLVASNLRLVVKLAHEYHRNPLSLLDLVQEGNIGLMQAVKKYDPDRGVKLSSYAAWWIRAYILRYIMDNWKMVKLGTTEAQRKLFFKLRQEQEKLVAQGFEASPRLLAERLNVTEQDVVEMDQRLGHDELSIDAPLGNDEDSRATRADRYLPSGAVPADERLGSEQLKALFRENLNAFAQTLEGKERYIFEHRLTADEPLTLQDIGDKYGVSRERARQIEAALINRMREFMRERIPDFDMVAVPKG, from the coding sequence ATGGCGAATGGGAGGAAAAGAACCAATGGTCCGGCCGCCCCCCGGCCCCGCGCGAAGCGCCCGGCGGCCGCCGCCCGCTCGCAGCCACCCCAGGAGTCCTCCGGGGAGGAATTGGAGGAGACGCCCCCGCTCCAGGACCCGGAAACCCTGGAGCCGGACCTGTCGGAGCTGAACGAGGCGGAGGCGGAAATCGAGGAGCCCGCCCCCCGAGCGCCCCGGCCCGCGTCCCGGACCGCCTCCGGCACGCTGCTTCGCGCGGAGTCCGCGTCCGCCCTCACCAACCGGGACCCCCTCCAGGCCTATATGGCCGAGGTGACGCGCCACCCGTTGCTCACCCGGGAGGAGGAGCACCAGCTGGCCAAGGAGTACCAGGCCTCGGGGGACGTGCGGGCGGCCTACCGCCTGGTGGCCTCCAACCTGAGACTCGTGGTGAAACTGGCCCACGAATACCACCGCAACCCCCTGTCCCTGCTGGACCTGGTGCAGGAGGGCAACATCGGGCTGATGCAGGCGGTGAAGAAGTACGACCCGGACCGGGGCGTGAAGCTCAGCAGCTACGCCGCCTGGTGGATCCGCGCGTACATCCTCCGCTACATCATGGACAACTGGAAGATGGTGAAGCTGGGGACCACGGAGGCCCAGCGGAAGCTCTTCTTCAAGCTGCGCCAGGAGCAGGAGAAGCTCGTCGCCCAGGGCTTCGAGGCCAGCCCGCGCCTGCTGGCCGAGCGCCTCAACGTCACCGAGCAGGACGTGGTGGAGATGGACCAGCGGCTGGGGCACGACGAGCTGTCCATCGACGCGCCGCTGGGCAACGACGAGGACTCCCGCGCCACCCGGGCGGACCGCTACCTGCCGTCCGGCGCGGTGCCCGCCGACGAGCGCCTGGGCTCCGAGCAGCTCAAGGCCCTCTTCCGGGAGAACCTCAACGCCTTCGCCCAGACGCTGGAGGGCAAGGAGCGCTACATCTTCGAGCACCGCCTCACCGCGGACGAGCCGCTCACGCTCCAGGACATCGGCGACAAGTACGGCGTCAGCCGCGAGCGCGCGCGGCAGATTGAAGCGGCCCTCATCAACCGGATGCGCGAGTTCATGCGCGAGCGCATCCCGGACTTCGACATGGTGGCGGTGCCCAAGGGCTGA
- a CDS encoding DUF6250 domain-containing protein, protein MGQASRKDKDKQPPVESPTGTPVPPAPEGPQATPAAPHEAWRKPEGLSRKGWAVLAGAVVLIQFPLIHYALFRGQADVSATIPYAQSFNDPAVVARDFFSTGAYWRTTGGELLGPAPKNNPLWLKAALPDDVAVEFDVRPEYPEGDIRVELYGNGRDAASGYVLVQGGWNNSLSVIARRDINAPALDALQRRAARVAEKGGGQGADLVATGVFQKDTAMRVESRVGAPIQAGRTYHWRIERRGNVLKWAIDGVPVAELDDPFPFKGPGHDRLGLSGWESQLFFDNLRVGTPDTLPATLVAKPEPTLPPGPSEDDFNRDTLGDAWNVTHPAGVKLEDGALVVQGLGNRPVWLKKPLPQNATIEFDAWGDSADGDMKVEAWGDGRSFYAGDPRLQYTATGYVFIFGGWRNTQSIIARQHEHTNDRAVRDGAVVTPGQRYHFKITRRDGLLSWEVDGKPFLSLQDASPLQGPGNQYFGFSGWQSRVHFDNLKIQPL, encoded by the coding sequence ATGGGCCAGGCCAGCCGCAAGGACAAGGACAAGCAGCCCCCAGTGGAGTCCCCCACGGGTACTCCCGTCCCGCCGGCCCCGGAGGGGCCCCAGGCGACTCCCGCGGCGCCCCATGAAGCCTGGCGGAAGCCCGAAGGCCTGAGCCGCAAGGGCTGGGCCGTCCTCGCCGGCGCCGTCGTCCTCATCCAGTTCCCGCTCATCCACTACGCGCTCTTCCGGGGCCAGGCGGACGTCAGCGCCACCATCCCCTACGCGCAGTCCTTCAACGACCCCGCCGTCGTCGCCCGCGACTTCTTCTCCACCGGCGCCTACTGGCGCACGACGGGCGGGGAGCTCCTGGGCCCCGCGCCCAAGAACAACCCCCTGTGGCTGAAGGCCGCGCTGCCGGACGACGTGGCGGTGGAGTTCGACGTGCGCCCCGAATATCCAGAGGGCGACATCCGGGTGGAGCTGTACGGCAACGGCCGCGACGCGGCGTCCGGCTACGTGCTGGTGCAGGGCGGGTGGAACAACAGCCTGTCCGTCATCGCCCGGCGCGACATCAACGCGCCCGCGCTGGACGCGCTCCAGCGCCGCGCGGCCCGCGTCGCGGAGAAGGGCGGCGGCCAGGGCGCGGACCTCGTCGCCACCGGCGTCTTCCAGAAGGACACCGCCATGCGCGTGGAGTCCCGCGTGGGCGCCCCCATCCAGGCGGGCCGCACGTACCACTGGCGCATCGAGCGGCGCGGCAACGTGCTCAAGTGGGCCATCGACGGCGTGCCCGTGGCGGAGCTGGACGACCCGTTCCCCTTCAAGGGCCCGGGCCATGACCGGCTGGGGCTGTCCGGCTGGGAGTCCCAGCTGTTCTTCGACAACCTGCGCGTCGGCACGCCGGACACCCTGCCGGCCACCCTGGTCGCGAAGCCGGAGCCCACCCTGCCCCCGGGCCCCTCCGAGGACGACTTCAACCGCGACACGCTGGGCGACGCCTGGAACGTGACCCACCCCGCGGGCGTGAAGCTGGAGGACGGCGCGCTGGTGGTGCAGGGGCTGGGCAACCGCCCGGTGTGGCTGAAGAAGCCCCTGCCCCAGAACGCCACCATCGAATTCGACGCCTGGGGCGACAGCGCCGACGGCGACATGAAGGTGGAGGCGTGGGGCGACGGCCGCTCCTTCTACGCGGGCGACCCGCGCCTGCAGTACACCGCCACCGGCTACGTCTTCATCTTCGGCGGCTGGCGCAACACGCAGTCCATCATCGCCCGCCAGCACGAGCACACCAACGACCGCGCCGTGCGTGATGGCGCGGTCGTCACCCCTGGCCAGCGCTACCACTTCAAGATCACCCGGCGGGACGGACTCCTGTCGTGGGAAGTGGACGGCAAGCCCTTCCTGTCCCTCCAGGACGCGTCCCCGCTCCAAGGCCCCGGCAACCAGTACTTCGGGTTCTCGGGCTGGCAGTCGCGCGTCCACTTCGACAACCTCAAGATCCAGCCGCTGTAG
- a CDS encoding molecular chaperone DnaJ yields MAKGGQTPPAPGAPGSEVVRAAWARKEAGDVGGARRDARALLAGDPSPEVRERLEDLLRATATPRALYGYALLGAVVLAVLLGLALTRYS; encoded by the coding sequence ATGGCGAAAGGCGGACAGACGCCCCCGGCGCCCGGCGCCCCCGGCTCCGAAGTCGTGCGCGCGGCCTGGGCCCGCAAGGAGGCCGGTGACGTGGGCGGAGCCCGGAGGGACGCCCGGGCCCTCCTCGCCGGAGACCCCTCCCCGGAAGTCCGGGAGAGACTGGAAGACCTGCTGCGCGCCACCGCCACGCCCCGCGCGCTCTACGGCTACGCGCTGCTGGGCGCCGTGGTGCTGGCGGTGCTGCTGGGGCTCGCCTTGACCCGCTATTCGTAG
- a CDS encoding glutamine amidotransferase, with protein sequence MNAPSFNAWKLVSLSPLPVWALVLLGVGLALGIVLAAWGVRREPSRGRKLLLWALRLGAGVAALFFLLEPGIRHLQVARMKNRVAVLVDRSASMNFPSEPGGPTRSAQVAAFLEKAAPTFASWKDRFTVEVYGVDPELSPVTPAQLAQEPARAGTTDLLAALRSAASGGQGTRKLSGVLLFSDGADNTELKAGAVGRARAALADLGVPVSTFLVGQEALKDLSVEGLKVDDFAFVRNSLTVEVEIHGRGFAGQDIPVVLSQEGKTVANKLVRMTTEDDVKPVSFTFTPDQTGRFVYTVTVPTFPDEAVSENNSRSFTLKVIRDRVRVLLVVGRPSWDERFLRGLLKQDANVDLVSFYILRTLSDDPGVTNERELSLIPFPMEEIFDTKLHTFDVVIFQNFGYSDPSLSIAEYERNLERYIHEGGAFVMIGGDSVLGEGRASMPTLMEALPVEAAGPANPDPFKPRLTPEGLRHPVTSIGTGAASTEGTWAELAPIPGANLTRARPGATVLMDHPFMTVDGKNAPLVSVWDYGRGRAMVVATDATWSWAFTSHRDGSPNRAYDRFWGNALRWLVRDPDLTTLKVTADPPSVEPGRPVGVVVQARMADYQPAEGAQVRVELFSVATQKPVAVQTGATGADGVVRLEFAPPAPGPYKLLASAKKGTADLGKGEDAVAVRAVGPELSDASVRPELMEQIASATEGKAYKLPQDGLPDVPLLDPPVVEVGRAKDQPLWDRWYSLTALIALLGAEWFARRRFGYV encoded by the coding sequence ATGAACGCCCCGTCCTTCAACGCGTGGAAGCTCGTCAGCCTCTCGCCCCTGCCCGTGTGGGCGCTGGTGCTGTTGGGGGTGGGCCTTGCCCTGGGCATCGTGCTGGCGGCGTGGGGCGTGCGCCGCGAACCGTCCCGGGGCCGCAAGCTGCTGCTCTGGGCGCTGCGCCTGGGCGCGGGCGTGGCGGCGCTGTTCTTCCTCCTGGAGCCCGGCATCCGGCACCTGCAGGTGGCGCGGATGAAGAACCGGGTGGCGGTGCTGGTGGACCGCTCGGCGTCCATGAACTTCCCGTCGGAGCCGGGCGGCCCCACGCGCAGCGCGCAGGTGGCGGCGTTCCTGGAGAAGGCGGCGCCGACGTTCGCGTCCTGGAAGGACCGCTTCACGGTGGAGGTGTACGGGGTGGATCCGGAGCTGTCGCCGGTGACGCCCGCGCAGCTCGCGCAGGAGCCCGCGCGGGCGGGGACGACGGACCTGCTCGCGGCGCTGCGGTCCGCGGCCTCCGGAGGCCAGGGGACGCGCAAGCTGTCGGGGGTGCTGCTCTTCAGCGACGGCGCGGACAACACGGAGCTGAAGGCGGGGGCGGTGGGCCGGGCGCGGGCGGCGCTGGCGGACCTGGGCGTGCCGGTGTCCACGTTCCTGGTGGGGCAGGAGGCGCTGAAGGACCTGTCGGTGGAGGGGCTGAAGGTGGATGACTTCGCCTTCGTGCGCAACTCGCTGACGGTGGAGGTGGAGATCCACGGCCGCGGCTTCGCGGGCCAGGACATCCCCGTCGTCTTGAGCCAGGAGGGCAAGACGGTGGCGAACAAGCTGGTGCGGATGACCACCGAGGACGACGTGAAGCCGGTGTCCTTCACCTTCACTCCGGACCAGACGGGCCGCTTCGTCTACACGGTGACGGTGCCCACGTTCCCGGATGAGGCGGTGAGCGAGAACAACAGCCGCTCGTTCACGCTGAAGGTCATCCGGGACCGGGTGCGCGTGCTGCTGGTGGTGGGCCGGCCTTCGTGGGACGAGCGCTTCCTGCGCGGGTTGCTCAAGCAGGACGCGAACGTGGACCTGGTGTCGTTCTACATCCTGCGCACGCTGTCGGACGACCCGGGCGTGACGAACGAGCGGGAGCTGTCGCTCATCCCGTTCCCGATGGAGGAGATCTTCGACACCAAGCTGCACACGTTCGACGTCGTCATCTTCCAGAACTTCGGCTACTCCGACCCGTCGCTGTCCATCGCGGAGTACGAGCGCAACCTGGAGCGCTACATCCACGAGGGCGGCGCCTTCGTGATGATTGGCGGCGACAGCGTGCTGGGCGAGGGCCGCGCGAGCATGCCCACGCTGATGGAGGCGCTGCCGGTGGAAGCGGCGGGGCCGGCGAACCCGGACCCCTTCAAGCCGCGGCTGACGCCGGAGGGCCTGCGGCACCCGGTGACGTCCATCGGGACGGGCGCGGCGAGCACGGAGGGGACGTGGGCGGAGCTCGCGCCCATCCCTGGCGCGAACCTGACGCGGGCGCGCCCTGGGGCGACGGTGTTGATGGACCACCCGTTCATGACGGTGGATGGGAAGAACGCGCCGCTGGTGTCGGTGTGGGACTACGGGCGGGGCCGCGCGATGGTGGTGGCCACGGACGCGACGTGGTCCTGGGCGTTCACGTCGCACCGGGACGGCTCGCCGAACCGCGCGTATGACCGCTTCTGGGGCAACGCGCTGCGGTGGCTGGTGCGCGACCCGGACCTGACGACGCTGAAGGTGACGGCGGATCCGCCGTCGGTGGAGCCGGGGCGTCCGGTGGGCGTGGTGGTGCAGGCGCGGATGGCGGACTACCAGCCGGCGGAGGGCGCGCAGGTGCGGGTGGAGCTGTTCTCCGTGGCCACGCAGAAGCCGGTGGCGGTGCAGACGGGCGCGACGGGCGCGGACGGCGTGGTGCGGCTGGAGTTCGCGCCGCCGGCGCCGGGGCCCTACAAGCTGCTGGCGTCCGCGAAGAAGGGCACGGCGGACCTGGGCAAGGGCGAGGACGCGGTGGCGGTGCGCGCGGTGGGCCCGGAGCTGTCGGACGCGTCGGTGCGGCCGGAGCTGATGGAGCAGATCGCCAGCGCGACGGAGGGCAAGGCGTACAAGCTGCCGCAGGACGGGCTGCCGGACGTGCCGCTGTTGGATCCGCCGGTGGTGGAGGTGGGGCGCGCGAAGGACCAGCCGCTGTGGGACCGCTGGTACTCCCTCACGGCGCTCATCGCGCTGCTCGGCGCGGAGTGGTTCGCGCGGCGGCGCTTCGGGTACGTGTGA